The Schizosaccharomyces pombe strain 972h- genome assembly, chromosome: I genome contains a region encoding:
- the atp2 gene encoding F1-FO ATP synthase beta subunit Atp2, producing the protein MLKKQALSGIRRFSLATKQSFVKTSYKLPRKSWLNTAKFNTIRYASTEAAKHNKGSIKQVIGAVVDCQFEDADSLPSILNALEVKLPDNKRLVLEVAQHVGENTVRTIAMDGTEGLVRGTAVIDTGSPISIPVGPGTLGRIMNVIGEPVDERGPIKAVKYSPIHADAPSFEEQSTTPEILETGIKVVDLLAPYARGGKIGLFGGAGVGKTVFIQELINNIAKAHGGYSVFTGVGERTREGNDLYREMQETGVIKLEGESKAALVFGQMNEPPGARARVALTGLTVAEYFRDIEGQDVLLFIDNIFRFTQAGSEVSALLGRIPSAVGYQPTLATDMGAMQERITTTKKGSITSVQAVYVPADDLTDPAPATTFAHLDATTVLSRSISELGIYPAVDPLDSKSRMMDPRILGEEHYNLAGSVQQMLQEYKSLQDIIAILGMDELSEADKLTVERARKVQRFLSQPFAVAEVFTGIEGRLVSLKDTIRSFKEILEGKHDSLPESAFYMVGSIDDAVKKAEKIAQELAA; encoded by the coding sequence ATGCTAAAGAAACAGGCCCTGAGCGGGATCCGCCGGTTTTCTTTGGCAACAAAACAGTCTTTTGTAAAGACTAGTTATAAGTTACCTCGGAAGTCATGGTTGAATACCGCTAAATTTAACACTATAAGATATGCTTCGACGGAAGCAGCAAAACATAATAAAGGATCGATTAAACAAGTTATTGGTGCAGTTGTCGATTGTCAGTTTGAAGATGCCGATTCATTACCTAGCATTTTGAACGCTTTGGAAGTTAAGCTTCCCGATAACAAACGCCTTGTTTTGGAAGTAGCCCAACACGTCGGTGAAAATACTGTTCGTACTATTGCTATGGATGGTACTGAGGGTCTTGTTCGTGGAACAGCCGTTATCGATACTGGGTCACCCATCAGCATTCCTGTTGGCCCGGGTACATTAGGCCGTATTATGAACGTTATTGGTGAACCCGTAGATGAACGCGGTCCCATTAAAGCCGTTAAATACTCCCCAATCCACGCTGATGCTCCTTCTTTCGAAGAACAATCAACAACCCCAGAAATCTTGGAGACCGGTATTAAAGTTGTAGATTTGCTTGCCCCATATGCTCGTGGTGGTAAGATTGGTCTATTCGGTGGTGCAGGTGTTGGTAAAACAGTTTTTATCCAGGAATTGATTAACAACATTGCCAAAGCTCATGGTGGTTACTCTGTCTTTACTGGTGTCGGTGAACGTACCCGTGAGGGTAACGATTTATACCGGGAAATGCAAGAAACCGGTGTCATTAAATTAGAAGGCGAGTCTAAGGCTGCTCTTGTCTTTGGTCAAATGAATGAGCCTCCAGGTGCTCGTGCACGTGTTGCTCTCACTGGTTTGACTGTTGCTGAATATTTCCGCGATATTGAAGGACAAGAcgttttgcttttcattGATAACATTTTCCGTTTTACTCAAGCAGGTTCTGAAGTATCAGCTTTGCTTGGTCGTATTCCCTCTGCCGTCGGTTACCAACCCACGTTAGCCACTGATATGGGTGCTATGCAAGAACGTATTACCACTACTAAGAAAGGTTCTATTACCTCAGTCCAAGCTGTCTATGTTCCAGCTGACGATTTAACTGATCCTGCTCCTGCCACTACCTTTGCCCATTTGGACGCTACTACTGTGTTATCTCGTAGTATTTCCGAGTTGGGTATTTATCCTGCTGTCGATCCTCTTGACTCCAAGTCTCGTATGATGGATCCTCGTATTCTTGGTGAGGAGCACTATAACCTTGCAGGTTCTGTTCAACAAATGCTTCAAGAATACAAATCACTACAAGATATCATTGCCATTCTTGGTATGGATGAATTGTCTGAAGCTGATAAATTGACAGTTGAGCGTGCTCGTAAGGTACAACGTTTCTTGTCCCAACCATTTGCAGTTGCCGAAGTGTTTACTGGTATTGAAGGACGCCTTGTTTCCTTGAAAGATACTATCCGCTCTTTTAAGGAAATTCTTGAAGGCAAGCACGATTCATTACCTGAATCTGCTTTCTATATGGTTGGTAGCATTGACGACGCTGTTAAGAAGGCTGAGAAGATTGCACAAGAATTGGCTGCATAA
- a CDS encoding 6-phosphofructo-2-kinase yields the protein MSNTGSARTEEFTKGTGYEATKPNNDTDDDAKQNYPSKEPHMKLGDYTEETSFVDDSIFKREELTPDRNSPANDVEKMEVPKPTPQWMKLKDEGKLGKHRKNRLRRPGRFPVRQESTIDIPGLTVSKRTENDSNNASYGIREKLIIILVGIPATGKSYIGSKLSRYYNWLKYNCRFFSVGDKRREEGASTYSMSADFFDIKNEETFKFRENVALETLEDLLHWMIHENGVIGILDATNSTHERRKHLYDRISKEADIGIMFLESLCTDDILFEENIKLKIKGPDYEGYDTESALKDLRERVDLYKKYYEPLDERDEQLPFLQYVKVINVGIKVVTHNIEGFLAGQAVYFMLNLNIQKRQIWLTRPGESLDTVAGRIGGDASLTPIGKQYAQDLANFMDRQRVLWQLRYTNDLASTNKRFSLSEASSFNVWSSVRKRAIETIEFFNPDSYNVKKIRLLNDLNLGSREGLTLREFSEKYPDEFDVIKRKDYAYRFSGQGGESYLDVIHRLQPLIVEIERSSGNILVVSHRIVSNILMTYFLNYHPEDIIDVGLPLHTLFCIESDRYGTTCMAYRYDAANRQFIKDPMFDLRKRT from the exons ATGTCTAATACAGGTTCCGCCCGTACTGAGGAATTTACCAAAGGAACTGGTTATGAGGCTACTAAACCCAACAACGATACTGACGATGATGCTAAGCAGAATTATCCGTCAAAGGAACCACATATGAAACTTGGCGATTATACAGAAGAGACTTCATTTGTAGATGATAGTATCTTCAAAAGGGAAGAATTAACGCCAGATAGGAATAGTCCCGCTAATGATGTAGAGAAAATGGAAGTTCCTAAACCAACCCCCCAGTGGATGAAGCTGAAGGACGAAGGAAAGTTAGGAAAGCATAGGAAAAATCGGCTGAGACGTCCAGGTAGATTTCCGGTGCGTCAGGAATCAACTATTGATATTCCTGGGTTAACAGTCTCTAAACGAACTGAAAATGATTCTAATAATGCATCTTACGGTATTAGAGAAAAACTGATTATTATACTTGTCGGAATCCCTGCTACTGGAAAATCATACATTGGTTCTAA ACTATCAAGATATTACAACTGGTTAAAATACAACTGCCGCTTTTTCAGCGTCGGTGACAAACGTCGTGAAGAGGGTGCCTCGACATATAGCATGTCGGCAGATTTCTTTGAcattaaaaatgaagagaCATTCAAATTTCGTGAGAATGTAGCGCTAGAAACTCTTGAAGACTTGCTTCATTGGATGATTCATGAGAATGGTGTAATTGGCATTTTAGATGCCACCAATTCTACTCATGAACGTAGAAAACATTTATATGACCGTATTTCTAAGGAAGCTGATATTGGAATAATGTTTCTGGAAAGTTTGTGTACAGATGATATT ctttttgaagaaaacatcaaattaaaaattaaggGTCCAGATTACGAAGGTTATGATACTGAAAGTGCTTTAAAGGATTTAAGGGAAAGAGTGGATctatacaaaaaatactaTGAGCCCCTCGATGAAAGAGACGAGCAGCTGCCGTTTTTACAATATGTTAAAGTGATAAATGTGGGTATCAAAGTTGTCACTCATAATATTGAAGGGTTTTTAGCTGGACAAGCAGTATACTTTATgcttaatttaaatattcagAAAAGGCAAATTTGGTTAACTCGGCCAGGTGAATCTTTGGATACAGTTGCCGGAAGAATCGGAGGTGATGCCAGTTTGACGCCGATAGGTAAACAATATGCTCAAGATTTGGCTAACTTTATGGACCGCCAAAGAGTCTTATGGCAATTGAGATATACAAATGATTTAGCGAGTACAAACAAACGTTTTTCCCTATCAGAAGCAAGCAGTTTCAATGTTTGGAGTTCTGTACGAAAGCGTGCAATTGAAACCatagaattttttaatccGGATAGTTACAATGTGAAGAAAATACGACTTCTAAACGATCTTAACTTGGGGAGTAGAGAGGGCTTAACATTACGCGAATTCTCTGAAAAGTACCCAGATGAATTTGACGTTATTAAAAGGAAGGACTATGCATACAGATTTTCTGGTCAAGGAGGAGAAAGTTATTTGGATGTAATCCATCGCCTTCAGCCCTTGATCGtcgaaattgaaagaagcAGTGGAAACATATTGGTTGTTTCCCATCGAATCGTTTCAAATATCCTTATGACCTATTTTCTTAACTATCACCCAGAG GATATCATTGATGTCGGCTTACCTTTACACACTCTATTCTGTATTGAGTCGGATCGTTATGGTACTACATGTATGGCTTACCGTTACGACGCAGCCAATCGACAGTTTATCAAAGATCCTATGTTTGACCTTAGAAAAAGgacttaa
- the sey1 gene encoding GTP-binding protein Sey1 — protein sequence MSTASNRVSTQIVDEHKQFNNELPKFMQSVGLLDAGFNYHVVAVLGSQSTGKSTLLNNLFGTSFSVMDASKRQQTTKGIWLSKANNSPILVMDVEGTDGRERGEDQDFERKSALFSISTSEVIIVNMWENQVGLYQGSNMALLKTVLEVNLQLFHNKKERCLLQFVIRDFLGNTSMENLADTIMTDLNNIWASLSKPEGFENSVINDFFDVGFTGLPHKILCSDAFSEAVDSLRERFVDNNNSDYIFNVSYHKKIPADGFSLYTREIWDTIENNKDLDLPTQQQLLAQYRCDEIITEVMEPFSTACTILQKEFLPGNLCKDLPTKLLNMFETVIEAYDRQASRYNVHIYQKKKQELIASVDSHLYVFFQAQLNALHKELIKSFFDASNEFPSDTPFKESSSIKINELVNKMREEGESLSLPHVHWDVDPFILKLSEELTQNSETLCKEKLKEKLEELFTGFEFEVSEAVEVAFQKLSHNVWDTLLNEFLAAQNTTIEKIKNIVPFYVDIDDTKTTEEYIINFKKNSWLFFRKKIDSEMSEVLLQQRLRVYFEELFRYDSDGMPKLWKKSGTIDRDYRESLTKTLDLINVLASIKVSDGNYPDLNVDIKTLEPEYTSPASFFTILNRRRVSDISVNFKRSADLIFMDCKRSVINTTTRIPPYFWVLLIVLGWNEFMAILRNPFVFMILMFGGTVVYGLYISGLIWPAKMVLERATNNLVDLATDRFSNTYQEQVQQRAMQRTEKSGSPVASADDAEAEKTALS from the exons ATGAGTACTGCTTCCAATAGGGTTTCCACACAAATTGTGGATGAACATAAACAATTCAACAATGAATTACCAAAGTTTATGCAAAGCGTAGGACTGTTAGATGCTGGTTTCAACTATCATGTTGTTGCCGTTTTGGGTTCCCAATCTACTGGCAAGA GTACATTgctaaataatttatttggGACTTCATTTTCAGTAATGGATGCTTCCAAAAGGCAACAAACTACTAAAG GTATTTGGTTGTCGAAGGCAAACAATTCGCCTATTCTTGTAATGGATGTAGAAGGCACCGATGGTAGAGAGCGCGGTGAAGATCAG gattttgaaagaaaatcagctttattttccatttcaACTAGTGAAGTAATTATCGTTAATATGTGGGAAAATCAGGTTGGTCTATACCAAGGCTCAAACATGGCATTACTTAAAACAGTACTAGAAGTCAATTTACAACTTTTTcataacaaaaaagaaaggtgCTTGCTTCAATTTGTTATTCGGGATTTTTTGGGAAATACTTCAATGGAAAATTTAGCAGATACTATTATGACCGATTTGAATAACATTTGGGCATCCCTTTCGAAACCAGAAGGATTCGAAAATTCCGTAATTAATGACTTTTTTGATGTTGGCTTCACTGGTTTACCACATAAGATTTTATGTTCTGATGCTTTCAGTGAAGCTGTTGATAGTTTGCGTGAAAGATTTGTGGATAACAATAATTCTGATTACATATTTAATGTGAGttatcataaaaaaatcccCGCTGATGgtttttctctttataCTCGTGAGATATGGGACACCATTGAAAACAACAAGGACCTTGATTTACCTACACAACAGCAATTGCTTGCTCAATATCGTTGCGATGAGATTATTACTGAAGTAATGGAACCTTTTTCTACTGCTTGTactattttacaaaaagagtttttacCCGGTAATTTATGCAAGGACCTTCCTACCAAGCTCTTAAACATGTTTGAAACTGTTATCGAAGCTTATGATCGACAGGCTAGTAGATACAACGTGCATATctatcaaaagaaaaagcagGAGCTTATTGCTTCGGTAGATTCTCATCTTTATGTATTTTTCCAAGCCCAGTTGAACGCTCTACACAAGGAGCTtattaaatcattttttgacGCCTCAAATGAATTTCCCTCTGATACGCCTTTTAAAGAATCATCttctattaaaattaacGAACTTGTCAACAAAATGCGTGAGGAAGGTGAATCTTTGTCTTTACCACATGTTCACTGGGATGTTGATCCATTTATTCTAAAATTATCGGAAGAGTTAACCCAAAATTCCGAAACGCTTTGTAAGGAAAAGTTGAAAGAGAAGTTGGAAGAGTTGTTTACTGGGTTCGAGTTTGAAGTTTCGGAAGCTGTTGAGGTCGCTTTCCAAAAACTTTCTCATAACGTTTGGGATACGCTTCTCAATGAATTCTTAGCTGCTCAAAATACTactattgaaaaaataaaaaatattgttcCTTTTTATGTGGATATTGATGATACTAAAACAACGGAAGAATAtattatcaattttaaaaagaacaGTTGGCTGTTttttagaaagaaaattgatTCTGAAATGAGCGAGGTTTTACTACAGCAGCGTTTACGAgtttattttgaagaacTATTTCGATATGACAGTGATGGGATGCCAAAATTGTGGAAGAAGTCGGGAACGATTGACCGTGATTATCGGGAAAGTTTAACCAAAACGTTAGACTTGATCAACGTTTTGGCCTCTATTAAAGTTTCGGATGGCAATTATCCGGACTTGAACGTTGACATAAAGACTTTGGAGCCAGAGTATACCTCGCCagcttcattttttactattcTAAATCGTAGACGTGTGTCCGACATATCTGTTAATTTCAAGAGATCTGCGGATTTGATATTTATGGACTGCAAACGTTCCGTAATCAATACAACCACCAGAATCCCCCCATACTTTTGGGTATTGCTAATAGTCCTTGGTTGGAATGAATTTATGGCTATTCTCCGCAATCCATTCGTTTTTATGATCCTTATGTTTGGAGGTACTGTGGTTTATGGTTTATATATTTCTGGCTTAATTTGGCCTGCGAAGATGGTTTTGGAACGGGCCACTAACAATCTGGTTGATTTAGCTACAGATAGATTTTCTAATACTTATCAAGAGCAAGTTCAACAAAGAGCTATGCAGAGGACCGAGAAAAGCGGTTCACCAGTTGCATCAGCCGATGACGCCGAAGCAGAAAAAACTGCGCTTTCATGA
- the csn3 gene encoding COP9/signalosome complex subunit Csn3, with amino-acid sequence MVANMEFQGTLPFHPLEDPETLLLKFTDFVHQHSVEQCNQLSMYIIASVNSLAEAFYGSHPEKYNIVFQSVEYAAHSPAISVMHVCYLKELLRQGQYATSLKSFNDLEVSKHIPGSILLQYCMYAAYHCLGNNDLDSAKVWYFSILYIPTTTLTSFHEEAYYSFLLLYIITTGKKFQLDSATSSNVLPLKRHMVPYEEFLDAYLKDVNTLRTVIKEHWSRFLKDNSTAFILFALEVYPMHRLKKWRKTFSSLKLEYIAKQLAISQDVAKEIIQKFDNKTNFTVANGEIFLTFNALDDVSPEMHSDLCQQLIEASKNFEASIRLKSVIYSKIMAKKLNA; translated from the exons ATGGTTGCCAATATGGAATTTCAAGGAACTTTACCATTTCATCCGTTAGAGGATCCTGAAACATTGCTATTGAAGTTCACAGATTTCGTACATCAACATTCAGTGGAACAATGCAATCAGCTAAGCATGTATA TTATTGCCTCAGTAAATTCTTTGGCAGAGGCGTTCTACGGTAGTCACCCTGAG aaatataacATAGTTTTTCAATCGGTCGAATATGCTGCCCATTCTCCTGCCATATCAGTAATGCATGTGTGCTATTTAAAGGAGTTACTTAGACAAGGTCAATATGCTACATCTcttaaatcttttaatgATCTTGAAGTATCAAAA CATATACCTGGATCCATTTTATTGCAGTACTGCATGTATGCAGCATACCATTGTCTGGGAAATAATGACTTGGATTCTGCAAAAGTTTGGTATTTTTCT ATCCTGTATATTCCTACCACTACTTTAACCTCCTTCCATGAGGAGGCTTATTATAGTTTTCTGCTGTTATATATTATAACAACTGGAAAG AAATTTCAGTTGGATTCTGCTACATCCAGTAATGTTTTACCATTAAAAAGACATATGGTCCCTTACGAAGAATTTTTAGATGCTTATCTTAAAGATGTTAATACTTTACGTACTGTTATTAAGGAGCACTGGTCGcgttttttaaag GACAATTCTACGGCTTTTATTCTCTTTGCATTGGAGGTTTATCCTATGCACCGgcttaaaaaatggagaaaaacattttcttccttAAAGTTGGAATACATCGCAAAACAACTGGCAATATCTCAAGATGttgcaaaagaaattattcaGAAGTTTGacaacaaaacaaattttacaGTAGCAAACggagaaatatttttgacCTTCAATGCTTTGGATGATGTTTCGCCAGAAATGCATTCTGATTTGTGTCAGCAACTAATTGAAGCATCGAAAAACTTTGAAGCTTCCATTCGACTGAAGTCCGTTATTTATTCTAAAATAATGGCAAAAAAGCTCAACGCGTAG
- the slf1 gene encoding protein Slf1, which produces MSSIIQNPIESSYFVEDLSAVGNSQLHSGRSLTYGDRKANIDTRSGGGRRFWSNLNDSGNSFGAVPASSMNLSYGPTKSATISSKDGAMSRSSRYYVSSELKATLPSLDGRRLSKRNAANHASHHRMPDESASYRTRGEYESSSPRVPQKSLRRYYSTRTAQRLDVRRPASRSSRYSKTSDLPPSDPGRFVDDSDLTPHTDFTNRFVDSDFDPDSGVGRSSSPDQMMSRNNNLNINARMTSTSSKPYAKENQQLISSMAPVEQKNSFSTAREQYVAPALSFAEPVETQHNHMPKTTPLRGTSTVMNGSPIGPYSSSSNATGMYGVSKGHSSSTRRPFFSDVGSSQPAEEFVGSSSSHGRQQDSYIADDSDSERSYRRVRDQYLSKPRLSDKNRYSTFSEFPGQGTPSASQSNLRRSNTVRPTSFYYEKLHIKNDNPSFQALPYETTTQERKPVVKPDSIKTVKPEKKKSKGFFKKLMHKISHIFD; this is translated from the coding sequence ATGAGCTCTATAATCCAAAATCCAATTGAATCTTCATACTTTGTGGAAGATTTATCGGCGGTTGGAAATAGTCAACTTCACAGTGGTCGGTCACTTACTTACGGCGATCGAAAAGCAAACATAGACACTAGAAGTGGTGGAGGAAGAAGATTTTGGAGTAATTTAAACGATTCAGGGAACAGTTTTGGCGCAGTACCGGCTTCCTCTATGAATTTAAGTTACGGACCAACGAAAAGCGCAACTATTTCCTCGAAAGATGGAGCGATGTCTCGCAGTAGTCGTTATTATGTCTCATCAGAATTAAAGGCTACCCTCCCTTCTCTAGATGGACGTCGTTTGAGCAAACGAAACGCTGCTAATCATGCTTCGCATCATCGCATGCCCGATGAGTCAGCTAGCTATCGCACACGTGGGGAGTATGAAAGTAGCTCTCCTCGAGTACCTCAAAAATCTTTAAGGCGTTACTACTCAACTCGTACTGCTCAACGTTTGGACGTTCGACGTCCCGCATCGCGATCGAGTCGATACAGCAAAACAAGCGATCTTCCACCTTCTGACCCGGGGAGATTTGTGGACGATAGCGATTTGACTCCCCACACAGACTTTACTAATCGATTTGTGGATTCCGATTTCGATCCTGATTCAGGAGTAGGCCGTTCTTCCTCCCCTGATCAAATGATGTCGAGGAACAATAATCTTAACATCAATGCCCGCATGACTAGTACTTCCTCTAAACCTTATGCCAAGGAGAATCAACAACTAATTTCCTCCATGGCTCCAGtagagcaaaaaaattcattttcaacGGCTCGCGAGCAATATGTCGCGCCAGCCCTGTCATTCGCTGAACCTGTTGAAACCCAACACAATCATATGCCAAAAACAACTCCTCTCAGAGGTACCTCTACTGTTATGAATGGTTCTCCTATTGGTCCttattcttcttcaagCAATGCCACTGGGATGTATGGTGTTTCAAAAGGTCATAGTTCATCTACTCGTCgtccttttttttccgATGTTGGTTCATCACAACCTGCCGAGGAATTTGTCGGATCTTCCTCCAGTCATGGTCGTCAGCAGGACTCGTATATAGCAGACGATTCTGATTCAGAACGGAGTTACAGGCGTGTTCGCGATCAATACTTGTCGAAACCTCGCTTATCCGATAAAAATCGTTATAGTACATTTTCAGAGTTTCCAGGCCAAGGTACTCCAAGTGCTTCACAATCGAATTTGAGAAGGTCGAATACTGTTCGTCCAACAAGCTTTTACTACGAAAAGCTTCATATTAAGAATGATAATCCCAGTTTTCAAGCTTTGCCATATGAAACTACTACTCAAGAACGAAAGCCCGTAGTTAAGCCTGATTCTATTAAAACTGTGAAAccagaaaagaagaaatctaaaggtttctttaaaaagctGATGCACAAAATTTCTCAcatttttgattaa
- the meu13 gene encoding homologous-pairing protein 2, which yields MAKAKEVKAKPIKGEEAEKLVYEYLRKTNRPYSATDVSANLKNVVSKQVAQKALEQLRDTGLIHGKLYGKQSVFVCLQDDLAAATPEELAEMEKQIQELKDEVSVVKTLYKEKCIELQALNNSLSPAEIREKIQSIDKEIEETSSKLESLRNGTVKQISKEAMQKTDKNYDFAKKGFSNRKKMFYDLWHLITDSLENPKQLWEKLGFETEGPIDLN from the exons ATGGCTAAGGCGAAAGAAGTAAAAGCGAAACCTATTAAAGGAGAGGAAG CTGAAAAACTTGTTTACGAGTATTTACGAAAAACGAATCGTCCCTATTCTGCAA cTGACGTTAGTgctaatttgaaaaatgttGTCAGTAAACAGGTCGCGCAGAAAGCATTGGAGCAGCTACGCGACACTGGACTAATCCATGGGAAACTATATG GAAAACAAAGTGTGTTCGTTTGTCTTCAAGATGACTTGGCAGCTGCTACTCCTGAAGAATTGGCTGAAATGGAGAAGCAAATTCAAGAACTAAAAGATGAGGTTTCAGTTGTTAAAACTCTATACAAAGAGAAATGCATTG AATTACAAGCTTTAAATAACTCACTCAGTCCAGCCGAAATTCgtgaaaaaattcagagcattgataaagaaattgaagaaaccAGCTCAAAACTCGAATCTCTTCGAAATGGTACCgttaaacaaatttccaaGGAAGCAATGCAAAAGACTGATAAAAACTAcgattttgcaaaaaaaggattctcaaacagaaagaaaatgttttatgATTTATGGCATTTAATTACTGATTCCTTGGAAAACCCTAAGCAGTTATGGGAAAAACTGGGATTTGAAACGGAGGGACCAATTGACTTAAACTAA
- a CDS encoding Srp1 family splicing factor, with translation MSNAPSNTPTGFNYKPGHTLYIRNFGTDMRARTLGQAFEKWGRIVRCDIPISSNPQAHRYAFVEFEEREKAELAHEKMRNAKIGNDIIFVEWAKSRERYHRDDKRRLSNYA, from the exons ATGTCTAATGCACCATCAAATACGCCAACAGGGTTTAATTATAAACCTGGGCATACTTTGTATATTCGAAATTTCGGAACGGATATGAGAGCCCGGACACTAGGCCAGGCCTTTGAAAA ATGGGGTAGAATAGTTCGGTGTGATATTCCCATTTCAAGTAACCCTCAAGCTCATCG GTATGCTTTCGTGGAATTTGAAGAGCGAGAGAAAGCTGAGTTGGCGCACGAAAAAATGCGTAATGCCAAAATTGGAAAcgatattatttttgtagaATGGGCGAAAAGTAGAGAAAGATATCACCGAGATGACAAAAGGAGATTAAGTAATTACGCCTGA